From Armatimonadota bacterium, a single genomic window includes:
- a CDS encoding zinc ribbon domain-containing protein: MRCPQCGTENPPGKIVCRRCGIRLRPGAAAAIGPIPEEELMRRVRSDLRRWLIVTAITVAVGILVGVIVR, translated from the coding sequence ATGCGCTGTCCGCAGTGTGGAACCGAGAACCCCCCGGGCAAGATCGTCTGCCGCAGGTGCGGCATCCGGCTGCGGCCGGGCGCGGCCGCGGCCATCGGCCCCATCCCCGAGGAGGAGTTGATGCGCCGCGTGCGGAGCGACCTCCGCCGGTGGCTGATCGTCACCGCCATTACCGTGGCCGTCGGCATCCTGGTCGGGGTCATCGTCCGGTAG
- a CDS encoding PHP domain-containing protein, with the protein MRIDLHTHTTVSDGLLAPEAVVQAAAEAGVAVLAVADHDTTDGVDPALEAGRRSGVEVIPAVEINTDVDASEVHVLGYFIDHHLPWFQQFLMRLRDGRVNRAARMVEKLNALGIPIRFERVRAIAGGAVGRPHVARALVESGAVKTTEEAFEKYIGRSGPAYVERMKLSPQEAVAIILRAGGIPVLAHPGWGVRDEMIAELAGAGLEGLEVYYPDHTPAMVAHYLDVAARHRLLVTGGTDFHGGDLATKVAIGSQYVPPEAVDRLKARAAEKRAGQG; encoded by the coding sequence ATGCGCATTGACCTCCACACCCACACCACCGTCTCGGACGGGTTGCTGGCCCCGGAGGCGGTGGTGCAGGCGGCGGCGGAGGCGGGTGTGGCCGTCCTCGCCGTGGCCGACCACGACACCACCGACGGCGTGGACCCCGCGCTGGAAGCGGGGCGGAGGTCCGGCGTGGAGGTGATTCCCGCCGTAGAGATCAACACCGACGTGGACGCCTCCGAGGTGCACGTCCTCGGCTACTTCATCGACCACCACCTGCCCTGGTTCCAGCAGTTCCTGATGCGGCTGCGGGACGGCCGGGTGAACCGGGCGGCCCGGATGGTCGAGAAGCTCAACGCCCTGGGCATCCCCATCCGGTTCGAGCGGGTCCGTGCCATCGCAGGCGGCGCGGTGGGGCGGCCTCATGTCGCCCGGGCGCTGGTCGAATCCGGCGCGGTGAAGACCACGGAGGAAGCCTTCGAGAAGTACATCGGCCGGAGTGGGCCGGCCTACGTCGAGCGGATGAAACTCTCCCCCCAGGAGGCGGTGGCGATCATCCTCCGCGCCGGCGGCATTCCCGTGCTGGCCCATCCGGGCTGGGGGGTCCGGGACGAGATGATCGCCGAACTGGCCGGCGCGGGGCTGGAGGGGCTGGAGGTCTACTATCCCGATCACACGCCGGCGATGGTCGCCCACTATCTCGACGTGGCCGCACGCCACCGGTTGCTGGTCACCGGCGGCACCGACTTCCACGGCGGCGATCTGGCCACGAAGGTCGCGATCGGCAGCCAGTACGTTCCGCCGGAGGCGGTGGACCGTCTGAAGGCGCGCGCCGCGGAAAAGCGTGCGGGGCAGGGGTGA
- the selA gene encoding L-seryl-tRNA(Sec) selenium transferase has protein sequence MGAADLRHLPAVERLVQRLEAAGTGLPRTLLADAARAVIERTRAELRRGEAPPPALEELADRALREARTRAALTLTRAVNATGIILHTNLGRAPLPARAVEAVAEAAAGYSTLEVDLDTGRRGSRHRHVEPLLTELTGAAAAVAVNNNAGAVLLALAALARDREVIVSRGELVEIGGSFRLPDVMAQSGARLVEVGTTNRTYPRDYERAITPQTALLLKVHRSNFRMDGFVCEVSAADLVEIGRRHGLPVMYDLGSGCLVDLRRRGLPPEPTVREAVEAGCDVVAFSGDKLLGGPQAGLLVGSAAAIEQIRAHPLARALRMDKLDYAALSATLQLYRDPETAWTEIPVLQMLSRSADELRHAAEHLQAALRACLPPTWRIGIEETTAEVGGGSLPEAHLPSVAVVLVPPGDLAGVERALRRHRPPVFARIAHDAVLLDVRTLLSGDERAICDALCATT, from the coding sequence GTGGGCGCCGCCGATCTGCGCCACCTGCCGGCCGTCGAGCGCCTGGTGCAGCGCCTGGAGGCCGCCGGCACGGGACTGCCTCGGACGCTGTTGGCGGACGCCGCCCGCGCGGTGATCGAGAGAACCCGGGCGGAACTGCGGCGGGGGGAGGCGCCTCCCCCGGCGCTGGAGGAGCTGGCCGATCGGGCGCTGCGCGAAGCCCGCACGCGCGCCGCCCTGACGCTGACGCGGGCGGTGAACGCCACCGGCATCATCCTCCACACCAACCTGGGACGGGCGCCCCTGCCGGCGCGCGCCGTGGAGGCCGTGGCGGAGGCGGCCGCCGGCTACTCCACCCTGGAGGTGGACCTCGACACCGGCCGGCGGGGGTCCCGCCACCGGCACGTCGAACCGCTGCTGACCGAACTGACCGGCGCCGCCGCGGCCGTGGCCGTGAACAACAACGCCGGCGCCGTCCTGCTGGCTCTCGCCGCGCTGGCCCGGGACCGGGAGGTGATCGTCTCGCGGGGCGAGCTCGTCGAGATCGGCGGCTCGTTCCGGCTGCCCGACGTCATGGCCCAGAGCGGGGCGCGCCTGGTGGAAGTCGGCACGACCAACCGCACCTACCCCCGGGACTACGAGCGGGCGATCACGCCGCAGACGGCGCTGCTGCTGAAGGTTCACCGCAGCAACTTCAGGATGGACGGTTTCGTCTGCGAGGTGTCGGCGGCCGACCTGGTGGAGATCGGACGGCGCCACGGGCTCCCCGTGATGTACGACCTCGGCAGCGGCTGCCTGGTGGACCTGCGTCGCCGCGGCCTGCCCCCCGAACCGACGGTCCGGGAGGCGGTCGAGGCCGGCTGCGACGTGGTGGCCTTCAGCGGCGACAAGTTGCTCGGCGGGCCGCAGGCCGGACTGCTGGTGGGCAGCGCGGCGGCCATCGAACAGATCCGCGCCCATCCGCTGGCCCGCGCCCTGCGCATGGACAAACTGGACTACGCGGCGTTGAGCGCCACCCTCCAGCTGTACCGCGACCCGGAGACGGCCTGGACGGAGATTCCCGTGCTGCAGATGCTGTCCCGCTCCGCCGACGAGCTGCGCCATGCGGCGGAGCACCTTCAGGCGGCGCTGCGCGCCTGCCTTCCGCCGACGTGGCGGATCGGGATCGAGGAGACGACGGCAGAAGTGGGTGGCGGGTCCCTGCCGGAGGCGCATCTTCCGTCGGTGGCCGTGGTCCTGGTGCCCCCGGGCGATCTCGCCGGGGTGGAACGAGCCCTGCGGCGCCACCGCCCTCCCGTCTTCGCCCGCATCGCCCACGATGCGGTGCTGCTGGACGTCCGCACGCTGCTGTCGGGGGACGAGCGGGCCATCTGCGACGCGCTGTGCGCCACTACGTAA
- the rny gene encoding ribonuclease Y, producing MTVLVAGAIAFLLGYLLRRYVAEARIRSAEEAARRIIEDAQKEAEAKKREAIVEAKDEAFRLKREAEHEIREQRAELQRLERRLIQREESQDRKAEALEQRERALSEKEAELKKAREEVNAALARHRAELERISGLTAEQAREQLLRQVEQAARDDALQIVKKIEAEAREEADRRAREIIALAIQRCAADHTADVTVSVVPLPSDDMKGRIIGREGRNIRTLEGLTGVDLIIDDTPEAVTLSSFDPIRREIAKIALEKLIADGRIHPARIEEVVEKSQRELEQRIREEGERAAFEAGVHGLHPEETKLLGRLRFRYSYGQNLLQHSVEVALLAGLMAQLLGANPELSRRAGLLHDIGKALTHEVEGTHSAIGVDICRRYHEPPEVLNAITYHHGEEEARCIEAILVAAADAISASRPGARKETAEMYVKRLENLERIATSFPGVEKAYAIQAGREVRVIVRPSDVDDTAAQTLAREVAKKIEEEMEYPGQIKVTVLRETRVVEYAR from the coding sequence GTGACCGTACTCGTGGCGGGGGCGATCGCCTTCCTCCTTGGATATCTCCTGCGCAGATACGTCGCCGAGGCGCGGATTCGATCGGCCGAAGAGGCCGCCCGACGGATCATCGAGGACGCTCAGAAAGAGGCCGAGGCGAAGAAACGTGAAGCGATCGTTGAGGCCAAAGACGAGGCGTTCCGCCTCAAGCGCGAGGCGGAACACGAGATCCGCGAGCAGCGGGCCGAGCTCCAGCGTCTCGAGCGACGGCTGATCCAGCGCGAAGAATCCCAGGACCGCAAGGCGGAGGCCCTGGAGCAACGCGAACGGGCCCTGTCCGAGAAGGAAGCCGAACTTAAGAAGGCGCGCGAGGAGGTCAATGCCGCCCTCGCCCGACACCGCGCGGAACTCGAGCGCATCTCGGGGCTGACCGCCGAGCAGGCCCGCGAGCAGCTGCTGCGCCAGGTCGAGCAGGCCGCCCGGGACGACGCCCTGCAGATCGTGAAGAAGATCGAGGCCGAGGCGCGGGAGGAGGCGGACCGGCGCGCCCGGGAGATCATCGCCCTCGCCATCCAGCGCTGCGCCGCGGACCACACCGCCGACGTCACGGTCTCCGTGGTCCCGCTGCCCAGCGACGACATGAAGGGCCGCATCATCGGCCGCGAGGGGCGCAACATCCGCACCCTGGAAGGGCTGACCGGCGTCGACCTGATCATCGACGACACCCCCGAGGCCGTGACGCTGTCCTCCTTCGATCCCATCCGGCGGGAGATCGCCAAGATCGCCCTGGAGAAACTCATCGCCGACGGCCGCATCCACCCGGCCCGGATCGAGGAGGTGGTGGAGAAGTCCCAGCGCGAGCTCGAGCAGCGCATCCGGGAGGAAGGGGAGCGCGCGGCGTTTGAGGCCGGCGTGCACGGCCTCCACCCGGAGGAAACCAAACTGCTGGGCCGACTGCGGTTCCGCTACTCCTACGGCCAGAACCTCCTGCAGCACTCCGTGGAGGTGGCCCTGCTGGCCGGGCTGATGGCGCAGCTGTTGGGCGCCAACCCCGAACTGAGCCGCCGGGCCGGTCTGCTCCACGACATCGGCAAGGCCCTCACCCACGAAGTGGAAGGGACGCACAGCGCGATCGGCGTGGATATCTGCCGGCGGTACCACGAGCCACCGGAGGTGCTCAACGCCATCACCTACCACCACGGGGAAGAGGAGGCGCGCTGCATCGAGGCCATCCTGGTCGCCGCCGCGGACGCCATCTCCGCCAGCCGGCCCGGAGCGCGGAAGGAGACCGCCGAGATGTACGTCAAGCGGCTGGAGAACCTGGAGCGCATCGCCACCTCCTTTCCGGGGGTGGAGAAGGCCTATGCCATCCAGGCCGGCCGCGAGGTGCGCGTGATCGTCCGGCCCTCTGACGTGGACGACACCGCGGCGCAGACCCTGGCCCGGGAGGTGGCGAAGAAGATCGAGGAGGAGATGGAGTACCCGGGGCAGATCAAGGTCACCGTGCTGCGGGAGACCCGGGTCGTCGAATACGCCCGCTGA
- a CDS encoding TIGR00282 family metallophosphoesterase: MHLLFVGDVHGKPGRRILAERLGELRRRFQADFVIANGENAAGGAGITRAVAEELFAAGVDLITGGNHTWQLREAYELLDADPRLLRPLNYPPGTPGRGAAVAADRAGRAVAVLNLQGRVFMPSPVDDPFRAARTEAAALRARTPVVVVDIHAEATSEKLALGWYLDGRVSAVVGTHTHVQTADERILPGGTAFICDVGMTGPRDGVLGMDRERIIERFLTGLPVRFEVASGPSQLNAVAIEIDEESGRARSITRIVETDEHAH, translated from the coding sequence ATGCACCTCCTCTTCGTCGGGGATGTGCACGGCAAGCCGGGGAGGCGGATCCTTGCGGAACGGCTGGGGGAGCTGCGCCGCCGCTTCCAGGCCGATTTCGTCATCGCCAACGGGGAGAACGCCGCGGGCGGAGCGGGGATCACCCGGGCCGTCGCGGAGGAGCTGTTTGCCGCCGGGGTGGACCTGATCACCGGCGGCAACCACACCTGGCAGCTGCGCGAGGCCTACGAGCTGCTGGACGCCGATCCGCGCCTGCTGCGTCCCCTGAACTATCCCCCCGGCACGCCCGGCCGGGGGGCGGCGGTGGCCGCGGATCGCGCCGGCCGCGCCGTGGCCGTGCTCAACCTGCAGGGGCGGGTCTTCATGCCGTCCCCGGTGGACGATCCCTTCCGCGCCGCGCGGACCGAGGCGGCGGCGCTGCGGGCCCGCACGCCGGTTGTCGTCGTGGACATCCACGCCGAGGCGACGAGCGAGAAACTCGCCCTGGGCTGGTATCTGGACGGCCGGGTCAGCGCCGTGGTCGGGACTCACACCCACGTGCAGACCGCGGATGAGCGGATCCTGCCGGGGGGCACGGCCTTCATCTGCGACGTGGGGATGACCGGCCCGCGGGACGGCGTGCTGGGCATGGACCGGGAGCGGATCATCGAGCGGTTCCTGACCGGGCTGCCCGTGCGTTTCGAGGTGGCCTCCGGTCCCTCGCAGCTCAACGCGGTGGCGATCGAGATCGACGAGGAGTCGGGCCGGGCCCGGTCCATCACCCGCATTGTGGAGACCGACGAGCATGCGCATTGA